A genomic window from Pecten maximus chromosome 6, xPecMax1.1, whole genome shotgun sequence includes:
- the LOC117329199 gene encoding alpha-1,3-mannosyl-glycoprotein 4-beta-N-acetylglucosaminyltransferase C-like, producing MRHFRIKMFVSRRKLISALVFIGLFTVTGIWMQFLNVANSERFFVQRIKKGKPTQSHVMNSYIDSVEESVTGMEYLKENAGTWRQQAIMFPPQNISKRFMTIGIPTIKRENKTYLFDTLESLFNCSTEKQREQIYIVILLADFNREWKENITHILSEKYPKSIRTGLLQVIEAPTEFYPPFKNLEHTYRRHSKAKRKWRAKQNFDYAFLFMYSKPLSTYYMQLEDDVYTVPGYLTRIRNHLLQDDGWVCLEFSELGYIGKAYHSTDLEKLSRMILLFYVEQPGDFTYMHFNSLMLQFHRRIVRPTLFQHVGLQSSLRGKIQKLKDSYFTKNRKRFDKENPPAKLFTTIQKLQNSNPLFMAYDMAGGFFWTKCGPEVNDTITIVFDTPQSIDEVIIQTGTDEYPHDTLNEGKLEASLGLIKVNNSNQPECTNNVFLGNFQDGNIHTTNISKLLGFRNVRCLRVTVKKKQKKWLIVREIALFTRENSKKNMVNSTIISNVEKHHFQFISSTSVNL from the exons tttttgtcCAAAgaataaaaaagggaaaaccaACACAATCACATGTAATGAACAGCTATATTGACTCGGTTGAGGAG AGCGTCACGGGAATGGAATACCTAAAAGAAAATGCAGGAACTTGGCGACAACAGGCGATAATGTTCCCAcctcaaaatatatcaaagc GTTTTATGACAATCGGGATACCGACAATAAAACGAGAGAATAAAACATATCTATTTGATACACTAGAGTCTCTCTTCAACTGTTCTACCGAGAAGCAACGTGAACAGATTTACATTGTCATATTATTGGCTGATTTCAACAGAGAATGGAAAGAAAATATTACTCATATCCTCAGCGAAAAGTATCCAAAGTCTATCCGCACGGGGTTGTTACAAGTCATAGAAGCGCCAACAGAGTTTTACCCACCATTTAAAAATCTAGAACATACCTATCGGAGGCATTCAAAAGCGAAAAGGAAGTGGCGTGCTAAACAAAACTTTGATTATGCATTTTTGTTTATGTACAGTAAACCGTTGTCAACGTACTACATGCAGTTGGAGGATGACGTCTATACTGTCCCAGGATACCTGACACGTATTCGGAATCATTTACTACAGGATGACGGATGGGTTTGTCTAGAATTTTCCGAATTAGGATATATTGGGAAGGCTTATCATTCAACAGATTTGGAAAAGTTGTCTAGGATGATATTGTTATTCTATGTGGAGCAGCCAGGGGATTTTACGTACATGCATTTTAATTCTTTGATGTTGCAATTTCATAGAAGGATAGTGCGTCCAACTTTGTTTCAACATGTTGGCTTGCAATCTTCTCTCCGAGGTAAGATTCAGAAGCTGAAAGACTCATATTTCACTAAAAATCGAAAGCGTTTCGATAAAGAAAATCCGCCCGCAAAATTGTTCACAACTATACAAAAACTGCAAAACTCGAATCCGTTGTTTATGGCGTACGATATGGCGGGTGGCTTTTTCTGGACTAAATGCGGTCCGGAAGTGAATGATACTATCACGATCGTATTTGACACCCCCCAGAGCATTGACGAAGTGATCATTCAGACGGGGACAGACGAATATCCACATGATACACTAAATGAAGGAAAGCTTGAAGCTAGCCTCGGCTTGATCAAGGTGAATAACAGCAATCAACCGGAGTGTACAAACAACGTGTTTCTTGGAAATTTCCAAGATggtaatatacatacaacaaacataAGTAAATTACTTGGGTTCCGCAATGTGAGATGTCTACGTGTAACtgtgaaaaagaaacaaaaaaaatggtTGATTGTCCGAGAAATCGCCCTGTTTACCCgtgaaaattcaaaaaaaaacatggtcAATTCTACTATCATAAGTAATGTTGAGAAACACCATTTCCAGTTTATTTCTTCTACATCAGTAAATTTGTAG